The region GCTAGCCTCGCGCAGCCAGCCAGCACCGATCACCACGCGCAGCTGCTGGGGCGACCGGCCGGCCATCCAGTCCATGGCGGTGAAGGACTGCGGCGGGCACAAGGGCGGCGGCTGCGAGTGCCACCGCCGGCGGCTCTACCGCAAGTGCTGCGGCGCGCTgctggccctcctcctcctcgccctcttCGTCATCCTCATCGTCTACCTGGTGCTCCGCCCCCACAAGCCCCGCTTCTACCTGCAGGACCTGGCGGTGCTCTGCCTCAACGTCACGCCGCCCACCTCCGCCTACCTCTTCACCACCATGCAGGCCACCGTGGCCGCCCGCAACCCCAACGACCGCGTCGGCGTCTACTACGACGAGGCGGACATGTACGCGCAGTACAAGGGCGTGGCCATCACCGTGCCCACCCGGCTCCCCGTCGCCTACCAGGGCCACCGGGACCAGTCCGTGTGGTCGCCGTATCTGAGGTCCATGGACAGCGTCGTGCTCCCGCCGGTGCTCGCCGTGGCGCTGGCGCAGGACGAGACGGCCGGGTACGTGCTGGTGGACGTCAAGGTGGACGGCTTTGTGCGCTGGAAGGTGGGCACCTGGATCTCCGGCCACTACCACCTCCGCGTCAACTGCCCGGCCCTCATCAGGGTGAACGAGGGCAAGGGCAGCTACGGCGCCACCACCGGCGGCGGCCCCGACTACTTCCGGTTCCAGCAGGCCGCCGCCTGCGCCGTCGACGTCTGATCAATTCATGCATGCATCATCGGTTCTTGGACCTCCACCGATCCATATTCATGCATGTGTCCAAATCCAAATTCAGGGGATGGAATCGATTGATttgcttttctctctctctctctctctctctctctctctagtttctTTCTTGCTTCATTTTAATTAGTCTCTTATTTTTGACTTGTTGATCGATCGGTTGGTTAAAGAAAGGAATGAAGAAAAAAGTACCTACAACTGAAGCTTCTTCAATTGCAgcttttcttgttcttcttcttgagaATTCGGTTGGTTGGTGTTGGAGCCTAGCTAGC is a window of Triticum dicoccoides isolate Atlit2015 ecotype Zavitan chromosome 2B, WEW_v2.0, whole genome shotgun sequence DNA encoding:
- the LOC119366478 gene encoding NDR1/HIN1-like protein 12, which produces MAVKDCGGHKGGGCECHRRRLYRKCCGALLALLLLALFVILIVYLVLRPHKPRFYLQDLAVLCLNVTPPTSAYLFTTMQATVAARNPNDRVGVYYDEADMYAQYKGVAITVPTRLPVAYQGHRDQSVWSPYLRSMDSVVLPPVLAVALAQDETAGYVLVDVKVDGFVRWKVGTWISGHYHLRVNCPALIRVNEGKGSYGATTGGGPDYFRFQQAAACAVDV